One segment of Carya illinoinensis cultivar Pawnee chromosome 1, C.illinoinensisPawnee_v1, whole genome shotgun sequence DNA contains the following:
- the LOC122297842 gene encoding protein FAR-RED IMPAIRED RESPONSE 1-like, which produces MDGVIATYSVDNEVNAEDFIKDVTYTVLFNETKCLCRLFEMRGIICRHILSIFSARKVHELPEKYILDRYRNDIKRKYTLIPSNYDVIDLRPETVRYKCLLKIFYEVITNTCTQDGHTEDMVSKLYAMNEVYCTSKPHNIDFNVGVSTVNVATKGSSKKRRRLDSELLESTGNQLDGNQENVQTPVMVDQESAQQEVMGTQESIQLRIDGTQPETTDGMQPNNIL; this is translated from the exons ATGGATGGAGTAATCGCGACTTACTCGGTTGATAATGAAGTTAACGCTGAAGATTTCATTAAGGATGTTACTTATACTGTTTTGTTTAATGAGACGAAGTGTCTTTGTAGGTTGTTTGAGATGCGAGGGATAATATGTAGACatattctttccatcttttcAGCTAGGAAAGTTCATGAGTTGCCGGAAAAGTACATATTAGACCGTTATAGAAATGACATTAAACGTAAGTATACTCTCATTCCGAGCAATTATGACGTTATTGATCTGAGGCCAGAAACTGTTAGGTATAAATGTCtattaaagattttttatgAGGTAATAACAAATACTTGCACTCAAGATGGGCATACTGAGGATATGGTATCAAAGTTgtatgcgatgaatgaagtatACTGCACCTCGAAGCCCCACAACATAGATTTCAATGTTGGAGTAAGTACTGTGAATGTAGCCACGAAAGGAAGTTCGAAAAAG AGACGTAGATTGGACAGCGAATTATTGGAAAGCACTGGAAATCAACTTGATGGAAATCAAGAAAATGTACAAACTCCTGTAATGGTGGATCAAGAAAGTGCACAACAAGAAGTGATGGGGACACAAGAAAGT ATACAACTAAGGATAGATGGGACACAACCAGAGACGACAGATGGAATGCAGCCAAATAACATATTGTAG
- the LOC122318497 gene encoding probable polygalacturonase isoform X2 yields MPFSISSPLLIKVVLSSMCHREGGLQEASILPATLHSSWKKVLSFLDLSLGFSHTLSFVKDPSHWEVVEPLPSYGRGVDVPGRRYRSLINGYMLLDVVITGDNGTIDGQGSVWWDWYSYHSLNYSRPHLVEFVASEYVVVSNLTFLNAPAYTIHPVYCSNVHVQNVSVSAPPDSPYTVGVVPDSSDNVCIEDCIIDMGYDAIALKSGWDEYGIAYGRPTTNVHIRRVRLKSYSGSSLAFGSEMSGGISDVHVEQVHLYNSFGGIEFRTIKGRGGYIKRIIISDVEMANIFLAFAATGQCGSHPDNNYDPYALPVFDHITLRDVIGTNITIAGSFTGIQESPFTSICLFNISFSISSGSPTSWVCSNVFGFSESVFPEPCPDLQSSYPNSSSDCLSLLHLNGEVAVL; encoded by the exons ATGCCATTTTCTATCTCAAGTCCTTTGCTGATAAAGGTGGTGCTCAGCTCTATGTGCCACCGGGAAGGTGGCTTACAGGAAGCTTCAATCTTACCAGCCACCTTACACTCTTCTTGGAAAAAGGTGCTGTCATTCTTGGATCTCAG CCTTGGATTTTCACACACACTGTCATTTGTTAAGGACCCATCGCATTGGGAAGTTGTTGAACCCTTACCATCATATGGTAGGGGGGTGGATGTTCCCGGAAGAAGATATCGAAGCTTGATAAATGGATATATGTTACTTGACGTGGTGATTACAG GTGATAATGGAACCATTGATGGTCAGGGCTCAGTTTGGTGGGATTGGTATAGTTATCATTCTTTGAACTACAGCCGTCCTCATCTCGTAGAGTTTGTGGCGTCTGAATATGTAGTAGTTTCTAATCTTACGTTCTTGAATGCCCCTGCATATACCATCCATCCAGTCTATTGCAG TAATGTGCATGTTCAGAATGTCTCTGTCTCTGCTCCCCCTGATTCCCCCTACACCGTTGGTGTAGTCCCAG ACTCCTCTGATAATGTGTGCATAGAGGATTGCATCATCGATATGGGTTATGATGCCATTGCCCTCAAGAGTGGTTGGGATGAGTATGGTATTGCTTATGGGAGACCCACCACTAATGTACACATCAGAAGGGTCCGCCTAAAATCATATTCAGGTTCTTCCCTTGCTTTTGGTAGTGAGATGTCTGGTGGCATTTCTGATGTGCATGTTGAGCAGGTCCATCTATACAACTCATTTGGCGGGATTGAGTTTAGAACCATCAAGGGCAGAGGTGGTTACATTAAGAGAATCATTATATCAGATGTTGAAATGGCAAACATCTTCTTGGCTTTTGCTGCCACTGGTCAGTGCGGGTCCCATCCAGACAACAACTATGATCCTTATGCTCTCCCAGTTTTTGATCACATCACCTTGCGGGATGTGATTGGCACAAACATCACAATTGCTGGAAGCTTTACAGGGATACAAGAATCTCCTTTTACTTCTATCTGTCTATTCAATATCTCCTTCTCAATTAGTTCTGGATCCCCCACTTCTTGGGTATGTTCCAATGTCTTTGGCTTTTCGGAGTCCGTGTTCCCTGAACCTTGCCCTGACCTTCAGAGCTCATATCCAAATTCTTCCTCAGATTGCCTTTCCCTCCTGCATTTAAATGGAGAAGTTGCAGTCTTATGA
- the LOC122318497 gene encoding probable polygalacturonase isoform X1, producing MKILVALLLLLALSNAVKTNGDKSDGQCDYKLTLEPRPHSVSILEFGAVGDGKTLNTLAFRNAIFYLKSFADKGGAQLYVPPGRWLTGSFNLTSHLTLFLEKGAVILGSQDPSHWEVVEPLPSYGRGVDVPGRRYRSLINGYMLLDVVITGDNGTIDGQGSVWWDWYSYHSLNYSRPHLVEFVASEYVVVSNLTFLNAPAYTIHPVYCSNVHVQNVSVSAPPDSPYTVGVVPDSSDNVCIEDCIIDMGYDAIALKSGWDEYGIAYGRPTTNVHIRRVRLKSYSGSSLAFGSEMSGGISDVHVEQVHLYNSFGGIEFRTIKGRGGYIKRIIISDVEMANIFLAFAATGQCGSHPDNNYDPYALPVFDHITLRDVIGTNITIAGSFTGIQESPFTSICLFNISFSISSGSPTSWVCSNVFGFSESVFPEPCPDLQSSYPNSSSDCLSLLHLNGEVAVL from the exons ATGAAGATCCTA GTGGCACTGCTCTTGCTGCTGGCACTTAGCAATGCAGTCAAAACCAATGGAGATAAGAGTGATGGACAGTGTGATTATAAGCTGACATTGGAGCCAAGACCACATAGTGTGTCTATATTGGAGTTTGGTGCTGTGGGAGATGGTAAAACATTGAATACCTTAGCCTTCCGGAATGCCATTTTCTATCTCAAGTCCTTTGCTGATAAAGGTGGTGCTCAGCTCTATGTGCCACCGGGAAGGTGGCTTACAGGAAGCTTCAATCTTACCAGCCACCTTACACTCTTCTTGGAAAAAGGTGCTGTCATTCTTGGATCTCAG GACCCATCGCATTGGGAAGTTGTTGAACCCTTACCATCATATGGTAGGGGGGTGGATGTTCCCGGAAGAAGATATCGAAGCTTGATAAATGGATATATGTTACTTGACGTGGTGATTACAG GTGATAATGGAACCATTGATGGTCAGGGCTCAGTTTGGTGGGATTGGTATAGTTATCATTCTTTGAACTACAGCCGTCCTCATCTCGTAGAGTTTGTGGCGTCTGAATATGTAGTAGTTTCTAATCTTACGTTCTTGAATGCCCCTGCATATACCATCCATCCAGTCTATTGCAG TAATGTGCATGTTCAGAATGTCTCTGTCTCTGCTCCCCCTGATTCCCCCTACACCGTTGGTGTAGTCCCAG ACTCCTCTGATAATGTGTGCATAGAGGATTGCATCATCGATATGGGTTATGATGCCATTGCCCTCAAGAGTGGTTGGGATGAGTATGGTATTGCTTATGGGAGACCCACCACTAATGTACACATCAGAAGGGTCCGCCTAAAATCATATTCAGGTTCTTCCCTTGCTTTTGGTAGTGAGATGTCTGGTGGCATTTCTGATGTGCATGTTGAGCAGGTCCATCTATACAACTCATTTGGCGGGATTGAGTTTAGAACCATCAAGGGCAGAGGTGGTTACATTAAGAGAATCATTATATCAGATGTTGAAATGGCAAACATCTTCTTGGCTTTTGCTGCCACTGGTCAGTGCGGGTCCCATCCAGACAACAACTATGATCCTTATGCTCTCCCAGTTTTTGATCACATCACCTTGCGGGATGTGATTGGCACAAACATCACAATTGCTGGAAGCTTTACAGGGATACAAGAATCTCCTTTTACTTCTATCTGTCTATTCAATATCTCCTTCTCAATTAGTTCTGGATCCCCCACTTCTTGGGTATGTTCCAATGTCTTTGGCTTTTCGGAGTCCGTGTTCCCTGAACCTTGCCCTGACCTTCAGAGCTCATATCCAAATTCTTCCTCAGATTGCCTTTCCCTCCTGCATTTAAATGGAGAAGTTGCAGTCTTATGA
- the LOC122318506 gene encoding uncharacterized protein LOC122318506 isoform X3: MKRQTLSASDTISLVGSVRGRTFISFSNTHFHFLVLVRIVCCAALQLHPDKNKHPKAEIAFKLVSEAYTCLSDGAKRRAFDLERRKNLCFKCKTNPYTICSSRTNCNGSEKVWNLTSQSRSHKILQGLKDIRERFKEEAKVIENCMRANATSRKESPLFTPSESLFPSNKRTHKESPIFNPADYNVQGYPHLRTRVCRQPGNYWYLQTGSRVNYEGGRSRGYDTPIFEVRSERAMLRSKSACARS; encoded by the exons atgaaaagacagACGTTATCCGCAAGCGATACCATAAGCTTGGTGGGTTCTGTTCGTGGACgcacttttatttctttttccaatacgcattttcattttcttgttttggtGAGAATCGTTTGTTGTGCAGCTTTGCAACTTCATCCAGATAAGAACAAGCATCCCAAGGCTGAAATTGCTTTCAAGCTTGTCTCAGAG GCATATACATGTCTCTCTGATGGTGCAAAGAGAAGAGCATTCGACCTGGAGAGAAGGAAAAACTTATGCTTCAAGTGCAAGACAAATCCATATACGATCTGCAGCAGTCGTACAAACTGCAATGGCTCAGAAAAGGTTTGGAATCTTACAAGCCAATCAAGGTCTCACAAAATTTTGCAAGGTCTGAAAGACATCAGAGAAAGATTCAAAGAGGAGGCCAAGGTAATAGAGAACTGTATGAGAGCTAACGCAACATCGAGGAAAGAATCCCCACTCTTCACTCCATCCGAATCTTTATTCCCAAGCAACAAAAGGACCCATAAAGAATCTCCAATATTCAATCCAGCGGACTACAATGTCCAAGGATACCCTCATCTTAGGACCCGAGTTTGCAGGCAACCAGGGAACTATTGGTACTTACAGACAGGGAGTCGTGTGAATTATGAAGGGGGAAGAAGCAGGGGGTATGACACTCCAATTTTTGAAGTCAGGTCGGAAAGGGCAATGCTTAGAAGTAAATCTGCTTGTGCGCGTTCCTAA
- the LOC122318506 gene encoding uncharacterized protein LOC122318506 isoform X2 — MGWKKMKRQTLSASDTISLVGSVRGRTFISFSNTHFHFLVLVRIVCCAALQLHPDKNKHPKAEIAFKLVSEAYTCLSDGAKRRAFDLERRKNLCFKCKTNPYTICSSRTNCNGSEKVWNLTSQSRSHKILQGLKDIRERFKEEAKVIENCMRANATSRKESPLFTPSESLFPSNKRTHKESPIFNPADYNVQGYPHLRTRVCRQPGNYWYLQTGSRVNYEGGRSRGYDTPIFEVRSERAMLRSKSACARS, encoded by the exons ATGGG gtggaagaaaatgaaaagacagACGTTATCCGCAAGCGATACCATAAGCTTGGTGGGTTCTGTTCGTGGACgcacttttatttctttttccaatacgcattttcattttcttgttttggtGAGAATCGTTTGTTGTGCAGCTTTGCAACTTCATCCAGATAAGAACAAGCATCCCAAGGCTGAAATTGCTTTCAAGCTTGTCTCAGAG GCATATACATGTCTCTCTGATGGTGCAAAGAGAAGAGCATTCGACCTGGAGAGAAGGAAAAACTTATGCTTCAAGTGCAAGACAAATCCATATACGATCTGCAGCAGTCGTACAAACTGCAATGGCTCAGAAAAGGTTTGGAATCTTACAAGCCAATCAAGGTCTCACAAAATTTTGCAAGGTCTGAAAGACATCAGAGAAAGATTCAAAGAGGAGGCCAAGGTAATAGAGAACTGTATGAGAGCTAACGCAACATCGAGGAAAGAATCCCCACTCTTCACTCCATCCGAATCTTTATTCCCAAGCAACAAAAGGACCCATAAAGAATCTCCAATATTCAATCCAGCGGACTACAATGTCCAAGGATACCCTCATCTTAGGACCCGAGTTTGCAGGCAACCAGGGAACTATTGGTACTTACAGACAGGGAGTCGTGTGAATTATGAAGGGGGAAGAAGCAGGGGGTATGACACTCCAATTTTTGAAGTCAGGTCGGAAAGGGCAATGCTTAGAAGTAAATCTGCTTGTGCGCGTTCCTAA
- the LOC122318506 gene encoding pre-mRNA-splicing factor cwf23-like isoform X1: MGRVGKESDLKSRLVTEICSISTRSVSCTHSHGCSPFKSHLIDWYRVLGVEENEKTDVIRKRYHKLALQLHPDKNKHPKAEIAFKLVSEAYTCLSDGAKRRAFDLERRKNLCFKCKTNPYTICSSRTNCNGSEKVWNLTSQSRSHKILQGLKDIRERFKEEAKVIENCMRANATSRKESPLFTPSESLFPSNKRTHKESPIFNPADYNVQGYPHLRTRVCRQPGNYWYLQTGSRVNYEGGRSRGYDTPIFEVRSERAMLRSKSACARS; this comes from the exons ATGGGTAGAGTGGGTAAAGAATCCGATCTCAAATCCCGTTTAGTCACTGAAATTTGCTCTATTTCAACTCGTTCAGTTTCTTGCACTCATAGTCATGGTTGCAGCCCGTTTAAATCGCATTTGATCGATTGGTATCGCGTTCTTGGA gtggaagaaaatgaaaagacagACGTTATCCGCAAGCGATACCATAAGCTTG CTTTGCAACTTCATCCAGATAAGAACAAGCATCCCAAGGCTGAAATTGCTTTCAAGCTTGTCTCAGAG GCATATACATGTCTCTCTGATGGTGCAAAGAGAAGAGCATTCGACCTGGAGAGAAGGAAAAACTTATGCTTCAAGTGCAAGACAAATCCATATACGATCTGCAGCAGTCGTACAAACTGCAATGGCTCAGAAAAGGTTTGGAATCTTACAAGCCAATCAAGGTCTCACAAAATTTTGCAAGGTCTGAAAGACATCAGAGAAAGATTCAAAGAGGAGGCCAAGGTAATAGAGAACTGTATGAGAGCTAACGCAACATCGAGGAAAGAATCCCCACTCTTCACTCCATCCGAATCTTTATTCCCAAGCAACAAAAGGACCCATAAAGAATCTCCAATATTCAATCCAGCGGACTACAATGTCCAAGGATACCCTCATCTTAGGACCCGAGTTTGCAGGCAACCAGGGAACTATTGGTACTTACAGACAGGGAGTCGTGTGAATTATGAAGGGGGAAGAAGCAGGGGGTATGACACTCCAATTTTTGAAGTCAGGTCGGAAAGGGCAATGCTTAGAAGTAAATCTGCTTGTGCGCGTTCCTAA